A stretch of the Aspergillus puulaauensis MK2 DNA, chromosome 6, nearly complete sequence genome encodes the following:
- a CDS encoding putative alpha/beta hydrolase (COG:S;~EggNog:ENOG410PI5E;~InterPro:IPR000073,IPR029058;~MEROPS:MER0031610;~PFAM:PF12146,PF00561,PF12697,PF03096), whose product MATPGLLYVTMQPRPSLPAAQFHDWYNSEHGPLRLRLPFVTNGFRYRAIDDVDPEWVALYDITDMDELTRETYLALREDGIKTPREKAAMAQIAVDRKLYDLLQDEKAADFQPLEDQPDTSVAGNVLISNTSTLPADPAKEDDLKRWYKEEHIPMLARVPGWRRSRLLTTASIDSNARKEFVALHEFAAQNGLGGVEHKAAMDTPWRNRIAESLTSKTRRIYNWAYTFGPAPRELSSLASADTIGPWSSNDGRTRTLPDPANPAVESFITTPDGVDLSYRLEGSTNPEAPVIVLSNSILVDYTIWDSFVKTFLSDERNRKFRVLRYNTRGRSAAAGETPVNIDVLAGDIIALLDALRIPEAILIGVSLGGVTVLNASLLYPSRVKTFISCDTNSSAPETNRKAWNDRAAIAEAEGATDATTKEPIIGNELSEVTVRRWFTPQSYETQPDVPGRITDIVRANSLVGFKKAMQALCAYDVRDRMQNATVKGLFVAGDSDGVLPKTMAQMAADLKVEGGAELKIVPGAGHLPMAEQPEAFAGVVNEHLHQ is encoded by the coding sequence ATGGCGACTCCCGGCCTCCTGTATGTGACGATGCAGCCTCGTCCCTCTCTTCCGGCTGCCCAGTTCCACGACTGGTACAACTCCGAACACGGTCCTCTGCGCCTGCGTCTGCCTTTCGTCACCAATGGCTTCCGGTATAGAGCCATTGACGATGTCGATCCAGAATGGGTGGCGCTGTACGACATCACCGACATGGACGAGCTGACGCGCGAGACGTACCTGGCCCTTCGCGAGGATGGCATCAAGACCCCGCGCGAGAAGGCGGCCATGGCCCAGATTGCCGTGGACCGCAAACTCTACGACCTCCTCCAAGATGAAAAGGCCGCCGATTTCCAGCCGCTCGAGGACCAACCCGACACCTCTGTCGCCGGCAACGTCCTGATCTCTAATACCTCCACCCTCCCCGCCGACCCCGCCAAGGAAGACGACCTGAAGCGCTGGTACAAGGAAGAACACATTCCCATGCTTGCCCGCGTGCCAGGCTGGCGTCGCAGCCGGCTTTTAACGACGGCCTCCATTGACTCCAATGCTCGCAAGGAATTCGTCGCCCTCCACGAATTTGCCGCGCAAAATGGCCTGGGAGGAGTCGAGCACAAGGCTGCCATGGACACACCCTGGCGCAACCGCATCGCCGAATCGCTCACCTCCAAGACCCGCCGCATCTACAACTGGGCATACACCTTTGGCCCGGCACCTCGCGAGCTCTCTTCTCTCGCATCCGCAGACACCATCGGTCCCTGGTCCTCCAACGATGGCCGCACGCGCACACTCCCCGACCCCGCCAACCCCGCCGTCGAATCGTtcatcaccaccccagaCGGCGTTGACCTCTCCTACCGCCTCGAGGGATCTACAAACCCAGAAGCCcctgtcatcgtcctcagcAACTCAATCCTAGTCGACTACACCATCTGGGACTCCTTCGTGAAGACCTTCCTCTCCGACGAGCGCAACCGCAAGTTCCGCGTTCTCCGATATAACACCCGCGGTCggtccgccgccgccggcgaaACACCCGTAAACATTGACGTTCTGGCCGGTGATATCATCGCACTCCTCGACGCCCTCCGTATCCCCGAGGCGATTCTCATCGGCGTGAGTCTCGGCGGCGTTACAGTTCTCAACGCATCCCTGCTCTACCCGTCCCGCGTCAAGACCTTCATCTCGTGCGACACGAACAGCTCCGCCCCCGAGACAAACCGGAAGGCGTGGAACGACCGCGCTGCTATTGCGGAGGCTGAAGGCGCCACTGATGCAACGACCAAGGAACCCATTATCGGAAACGAGCTCTCCGAGGTTACGGTGCGGCGGTGGTTCACGCCTCAGTCGTATGAGACGCAGCCTGACGTCCCTGGGAGAATCACAGACATTGTCCGTGCGAACAGCTTGGTCGGGTTTAAGAAGGCCATGCAGGCGCTCTGTGCCTATGATGTTCGCGACCGCATGCAGAATGCTACCGTGAAGGGTCTGTTTGTGGCTGGTGACAGTGATGGTGTGTTGCCCAAGACGATGGCACAGATGGCAGCAGATCTGAAGGTTGAGGGTGGTGCGGAGCTCAAGATTGTTCCTGGTGCTGGGCACTTGCCTATGGCTGAGCAGCCGGAGGCATTTGCAGGTGTTGTTAACGAGCATCTACACCAGTAA
- a CDS encoding MYG1 family protein (BUSCO:EOG0926347K;~COG:K,O;~EggNog:ENOG410PGRJ;~InterPro:IPR003226;~PFAM:PF03690), with product MFRQFLKMASESVSKKPRIDSPSIGTHNGHFHADEALAVYLLRLLPAYSQSPLTRTRDPALLATCHTVVDVGGEYDASTNRYDHHQRTFNTTFPGYKTKLSSAGLVYMHFGQNIIANHASLPTEHSNVSLIFNKLYADFIEAIDANDNGIAAYDPESIAQAGIEKKFKDGGVTIASIVNDMNYPTPEDEAAQLDEDGLFNQASQFVGSVFSRKLRGAVSSWLPARETVKSAYEGRKDVHGSGKIMVLPQGGVPWKEHLYNFEKEAKAAGAGEEAEVAYVLYPESATEGSKWRVQAVSVNEGSFVSRKPLPEKWRGVRDADLDGVLAAEGGEPAIPEGAVFVHASGFIGGHKTREGAYAMAVNGLQ from the exons ATGTTCCGGCAATTTCTCAAAATGGCCTCCGAATCCGTCAGCAAGAAACCCCGCATTGACTCCCCGTCCATCGGGACTCACAA CGGCCACTTTCACGCTGATGAAGCCCTCGCTGtctacctcctccgcctcctccccgcctACTCCCAGTCACCCCTAACTCGCACCCGTGACCCCGCCCTCCTCGCAACCTGCCACACAGTCGTCGACGTCGGCGGTGAATACGACGCCTCCACAAACCGCtacgaccaccaccagcgcaCCTTCAACACAACCTTCCCAGGGTACAAGACGAAGCTCTCCTCCGCAGGCCTGGTGTACATGCACTTTGGGCAAAACATCATCGCCAATCACGCCTCTCTCCCGACCGAGCACAGCAATGTAAGCTTGATCTTCAACAAGCTGTACGCGGACTTCATCGAGGCGATTGACGCCAACGACAACGGTATCGCGGCTTACGATCCCGAGAGTATTGCGCAGGCCGGCATCGAGAAGAAATTCAAGGATGGCGGTGTCACGATCGCAAGCATTGTAAATGACATGAACTACCCCACTcccgaggacgaggccgcGCAGCTCGACGAGGACGGCCTGTTTAACCAGGCGAGTCAGTTCGTGGGCTCCGTATTCTCTCGCAAGCTCCGCGGGGCCGTTTCGTCCTGGTTACCTGCCCGTGAAACGGTGAAGAGCGCCTACGAGGGCCGGAAGGACGTTCACGGTAGCGGAAAGATCATGGTTCTCCCGCAGGGCGGGGTTCCGTGGAAGGAGCATCTGTACAacttcgagaaggaggcgaaggctGCCGGTGCTGGAGAGGAGGCTGAAGTGGCCTATGTTCTCTACCCCGAGAGTGCCACGGAGGGGTCCAAGTGGCGGGTCCAGGCTGTCTCCGTGAACGAGGGGAGCTTTGTCTCGAGGAAGCCCCTGCCTGAGAAGTGGCGCGGGGTTCGGGATGCGGATCTGGATGGTGTTCTTGCTGCTGAAGGTGGTGAGCCTGCTATCCCTGAGGGAGCGGTCTTTGTCCATGCGAGCGGGTTCATTGGTGGACACAAGACGCGCGAGGGAGCGTACGCTATGGCTGTCAACGGTCTGCAGTAA
- a CDS encoding thiolase family protein (COG:I;~EggNog:ENOG410PG5V;~InterPro:IPR016039,IPR020610,IPR020617,IPR020616, IPR020615,IPR002155;~PFAM:PF00108,PF02803;~go_function: GO:0016746 - transferase activity, transferring acyl groups [Evidence IEA];~go_function: GO:0016747 - transferase activity, transferring acyl groups other than amino-acyl groups [Evidence IEA]) — protein sequence MAIQTTTGLTARLLKRSSFPASHQWRRQFSAARPTFKEIQDAYIISASRTPTAKFNGSFASVSAPQLGAVAIKSAVEKSSIPVEKVTDVYMGNVLQGSVGQAPARQASIFAGLSPNVEAVTINKVCASGLKAVALAAQNIQLGLAEAQIAGGMENMTRVPYYLPRSSQLPPFGEIKLEDGLIKDGLWDVYNQFHMGICAETTAKKFEVSREAQDAYAISSYERAQKAWNENKFADEITPVTVKTKKGETVVERDEGYENLRADKMKTLKPAFLRDGTGTVTAGNASTMNDGASALVLANRDLAREFGAGKRALARIVSSADAAVDPVDFPVAPAKAVPIALERAGITKDQVAVWEFNEAFAAVIEANKKILGLENATVNALGGAISLGHALGSSGSRILTTLLHQLQPGEYGVAAICNGGGAATALVVQKLDRVD from the exons ATGGCTATTCAAACGACAACCGGGCTCACTGCCCGCCTTCTCAAGCGCTCAAGCTTCCCCGCTTCACACCAGTGGCGGAGACAGTTCAGCGCCGCTCGACCGACATTTAAGGAGATTCAGGATGCATACATTATAAGCGCGTCCCGTACACCTACGGCAAAG TTCAACGGCTCGTTCGCCTCAGTATCCGCCCCCCAGCTCGGCGCCGTCGCCATCAAGTCCGCTGTCGAAAAGTCCAGCATCCCCGTCGAGAAAGTCACAGATGTGTACATGGGCAATGTACTCCAAGGCTCAGTCGGGCAGGCTCCGGCTCGCCAGGCCTCTATCTTTGCCGGATTGTCGCCAAACGTCGAAGCGGTGACCATCAACAAGGTTTGCGCGTCCGGTCTCAAGGCCGTTGCGCTTGCAGCACAGAACATCCAACTCGGTCTTGCCGAAGCCCAAATTGCCGGAGGAATGGAGAACATGACACGGGTGCCATACTACCTCCCCCGCTCTAGCCAGCTCCCTCCTTTTGGAGAGATCAAGTTGGAGGACGGACTTATCAAGGATGGTCTCTGGGATGTCTACAACCAGTTCCATATGGGCATCTGCGCTGAGACCacggcgaagaagtttgAGGTTTCGCGAGAGGCTCAGGATGCGTATGCTATCAGCTCGTACGAGCGTGCGCAGAAAGCTTGGAACGAGAACAAGTTTGCAGATGAGATTACGCCTGTGACTGTTAAGACCAAGAAGGGCGAGACAGTGGTCGAGCGTGATGAGGGTTATGAGAATCTACGTGCTGATAAGATGAAGACTCTCAAGCCCGCGTTCTTGAGAGACGGCACTGGCACTGTGACTGCTGGCAATGCCTCGACCATGAACGACGGCGCCTCcgctctggtgctggctaACAGGGATCTTGCCCGCGAGTTTGGTGCTGGAAAGCGTGCTCTGGCTCGCATTGTTTCTTCTGCTGATGCTGCCGTTGATCCGGTTGACTTCCCAGTCGCCCCGGCCAAGGCTGTTCCCATCGCCCTTGAGCGGGCCGGTATCACCAAGGATCAGGTTGCCGTTTGGGAGTTCAACGAGGCGTTTGCCGCTGTTATTGAGGCCAACAAGAAG ATTCTTGGTCTCGAGAACGCAACCGTCAACGCCCTTGGAGGTGCCATTTCTCTCGGCCATGCTCTTGGTAGCTCAGGTTCTCGTATTCTTACGACTCTGTTGCACCAGCTGCAACCCGGCGAGTATGGAGTTGCTGCTATTTGCAACGGCGGTGGAGCTGCGACTGCGCTTGTTGTGCAGAAATTGGACCGTGTGGATTAA
- a CDS encoding SDR family oxidoreductase (COG:S;~EggNog:ENOG410PN20;~InterPro:IPR036291), producing the protein MANNLSGISAEYVYFCAYMAHDDPEELSRINGTMLSNFIQALENTGAVNNLKRFILTCGFKQYGVHLGNCKQPFFEDDPRLEGKVGGETWPRNFYFTQQRILTEAAARSKAKWDWVATLPQDVLGFARGNFMNEGTALGLYCTVSKALAGSELPFPGSKANYFAFNTWTSANLHAKFCLWAATAPKAGNNIFNVTNGDTESWQNLWPRLASRFGCKIPNPMFPNGGTADTKGYKDYESSTVRMPNKHPLSTRAADIGVSSDPSKEESPTLFSQIDPEKWAARDDVNTAWGKVRDKYGLDQSAWDKATWDFIAFALGRDWSCVGSMSKARKLGWKGYADTWDELTEVFEALEKEGILPPAERLKADF; encoded by the coding sequence ATGGCAAACAATTTGTCGGGCATATCCGCCGAGTACGTCTACTTCTGCGCATACATGGCGCACGACGATCCAGAGGAACTATCCCGCATAAACGGGACGATGCTATCCAACTTCATTCAGGCACTCGAGAACACAGGCGCAGTTAACAATTTAAAGCGGTTCATTTTAACCTGCGGATTCAAACAATACGGCGTGCACCTAGGGAACTGCAAGCAGCCCTTCTTTGAAGACGATCCCCGTCTAGAGGGCAAAGTCGGCGGCGAAACCTGGCCTCGTAATTTTTACTTCACCCAGCAACGCATCCTCACAGAAGCTGCAGCCCGCAGTAAGGCTAAGTGGGACTGGGTTGCCACCCTTCCCCAGGACGTTCTTGGGTTCGCCCGCGGGAACTTCATGAATGAAGGCACTGCGCTTGGCCTCTACTGTACCGTTTCCAAAGCCCTGGCTGGTTCTGAACTGCCCTTCCCGGGCAGTAAAGCAAACTACTTTGCATTTAATACGTGGACATCAGCGAACCTGCACGCAAAATTCTGTCTCTGGGCCGCAACAGCCCCCAAGGCCGGGAATAACATTTTCAACGTCACAAACGGCGACACAGAATCCTGGCAGAATCTCTGGCCACGCCTTGCATCCCGCTTCGGATGTAAGATCCCTAATCCTATGTTCCCGAATGGCGGAACCGCAGATACAAAGGGGTATAAAGACTACGAATCATCCACGGTCAGAATGCCAAACAAGCACCCCCTATCCACCCGCGCAGCAGATATCGGCGTATCGTCCGACCCATCAAAAGAAGAGTCGCCGACTCTATTCTCCCAAATTGACCCGGAGAAATGGGCTGCGCGAGATGACGTGAATACTGCTTGGGGGAAGGTGCGTGATAAGTACGGCCTTGATCAGTCGGCGTGGGACAAGGCCACTTGGGACTTTATTGCCTTTGCACTCGGGAGAGACTGGAGTTGTGTAGGAAGTATGAGCAAGGCCAGAAAACTGGGCTGGAAAGGGTATGCGGATACCTGGGATGAATTGACAGAGGTGTTTGAAgccttggagaaggagggtatTCTTCCGCCTGCTGAGAGATTGAAGGCTGACTTTTAA
- a CDS encoding uncharacterized protein (COG:S;~EggNog:ENOG410PP9I;~InterPro:IPR032675) produces the protein MGTTTLNTLPLETLSLICDYVAAGYKPSIYAFSQTNKHCQTASNKARFREIRLRVKTRQGLEDDVKTWHKILARNSAFGSVRHLSVEGRIAPFWENAKTSAPAALLENSYAEQDSEDEFTNPGERYDHILRGPFYHLGVQEDQNEGVWMPLTRLLAKLTGLKDLAYACERRLPECLLQALHLHIPRCRLHIKALDPPFLTEEEQEEQEDEYDVEDEDEDEDDYVDEYDYSLVTSSSLSTAVIPVAHDDDYRNHNEEAARLMARGLTPSLQYLYVIDSGPGFKYRPMTRGLTKEGLLSRKLLLQDIREKDLGGYGQLEGLSLDPANLTRFEMWEKTVNFSRLRSLQLWRVRKDMLRKAATCEFTSLKTLSLGIFNFRNEYDVSPLDRAAGAFISSLRPLEAIHMSGPFLKRSFKAILDHGKSLRMLSLYPSEDRLVARFVITPTQIKEIRQHCENLYDLRLQIQRSTGDREEQAIYKALGELPQLRQLSLQLDVYNAMKFANRAYPWQVESRYYRGIFINMAVDGELARGIFSLIAKGSHIESLRLNMGMNVPESFLDISEVMKRQWKCSRVSTMCPEEDRVIVQELGARSRKRRMLANKSTELREYEEVFRELWPSNTGNWMDDWYSFPLAR, from the coding sequence ATGGGCACCACCACACTCAACACTCTCCCCTTGGAGACCCTCAGTTTAATATGTGATTATGTCGCAGCTGGATACAAACCTAGCATTTACGCATTCtcacaaacaaacaaacactGCCAAACAGCATCAAACAAGGCGCGCTTCCGGGAAATCCGCTTAAGAGTCAAAACGCGTCAAGGCCTCGAGGACGACGTGAAAACATGGCACAAAATTCTAGCAAGGAACTCTGCATTTGGTTCTGTGCGACATCTCAGTGTTGAAGGTCGAATTGCCCCGTTTTGGGAGAATGCGAAGACATCCGCCCCTGCCGCTCTGCTGGAGAATTCATACGCAGAACAGGACTCTGAAGACGAATTTACGAACCCGGGAGAACGATATGACCATATTCTCCGAGGCCCTTTTTATCACCTGGGTGTACAGGAGGATCAGAATGAGGGTGTCTGGATGCCGCTGACTAGGTTATTGGCCAAGTTGACCGGTCTCAAGGACCTGGCTTATGCGTGTGAGCGACGTCTGCCAGAGTGTCTTTTGCAGGCCCTTCATCTCCACATCCCCCGATGTCGACTTCATATCAAAGCTCTCGATCCGCCATTTTTAAcggaggaagaacaggaagagCAAGAGGATGAATATGACgtggaggacgaagacgaggacgaagatgactACGTCGATGAATACGACTACTCTCTCGTGACATCCTCTAGCCTGTCTACCGCTGTTATACCCGTTGCACACGATGACGACTACCGGAACCACAACGAGGAGGCAGCACGGTTGATGGCTCGAGGCCTCACGCCGAGCTTGCAGTATCTGTATGTAATTGACAGCGGTCCCGGGTTCAAGTACCGGCCGATGACTCGAGGTCTGACAAAAGAAGGCTTATTGTCCCGAAAGCTTCTGCTTCAAGACATCCGAGAAAAGGACTTGGGTGGTTATGGACAGCTTGAGGGTCTAAGCTTGGATCCCGCCAATTTGACCCGCTTCGAAATGTGGGAAAAGACGGTCAATTTCTCACGTCTTCGCAGCCTACAGCTTTGGAGGGTCCGCAAAGACATGCTTCGCAAAGCCGCAACCTGCGAGTTTACTTCATTGAAAACGCTGTCACTGGGCATATTCAATTTTAGAAACGAATATGACGTTTCTCCCTTGGATCGAGCCGCTGGCGCCTTCATTTCTAGCCTTCGGCCGCTTGAGGCTATCCATATGTCCGGTCCTTTCTTAAAAAGGTCTTTCAAAGCCATCCTCGATCACGGCAAATCACTACGGATGCTTTCTCTGTATCCATCAGAGGACCGGCTAGTCGCGCGGTTTGTCATTACGCCTACACAAATCAAAGAAATAAGGCAGCACTGCGAAAATCTTTATGATCTGAGACTCCAGATACAACGAAGCACTGGTGACCGCGAGGAACAAGCGATATATAAGGCGCTTGGAGAGCTACCGCAACTCCGGCAATTATCGCTCCAACTGGATGTGTATAATGCAATGAAATTCGCAAATCGAGCATACCCTTGGCAAGTGGAAAGCCGCTATTACCGGGGCATCTTTATCAACATGGCGGTCGATGGCGAGCTAGCTCGGGGAATATTCTCTTTGATTGCCAAGGGGTCTCACATAGAAAGCTTAAGGCTTAATATGGGGATGAATGTTCCAGAGAGCTTTTTGGATATTTCTGAAGTTATGAAACGGCAGTGGAAGTGCTCTAGAGTTTCTACCATGTGTCCTGAAGAAGACAGAGTCATTGTGCAGGAGCTGGGAGCAAGGAGTCGAAAGCGAAGAATGCTGGCCAACAAGTCCACTGAGTTACGCGAATACGAGGAGGTGTTTCGAGAGCTTTGGCCTTCAAATACAGGAAACTGGATGGACGACTGGTATAGCTTTCCGCTAGCACGTTGA
- a CDS encoding uncharacterized protein (COG:S;~EggNog:ENOG410PY1Z) yields MQPKSDPRKPRSRAKGGPAFVFVDTTECLAGGPHNEDSRVLIRRQAARSGRKHQRTQTVEQDQNDTQGGSEALVLRGVAVKRVVPTEDDDSVYHSIAPQPSLTGYEALRVKFNFDITYLASFTDVDLGKTAALAIQKQPTLLLSLLQQRPFSFLSFLPGRYGSSACLDDAMNCLAAQAGNLFGCATRTSTISALYGKALRSLQHAITDANLCREADVYCATRLLTLYELISPPKSNHWVLHNRGGIKLLESRGPENHQTTFDRMLLKSVAPSILLDEMYQMRDSSMFELPEWQSVFEYASACEADHDASLWWEFFRLVCFVTGVVTEMRSIFTAPITQSEYSARSLKVLNRARWVRKMFQDGHARYRTREPYPLSLFDLPLTPESPDRIRLRGFYFHPSMQICRAITTISPDETERAAAEAEAQTLAAQALLIQHTTVQLAPVMSWYFTQKNPFAHSIIRTRAEWASHSKLPWEVLRDDLAQRWLKWHYSWRVTHLSESLMADSD; encoded by the exons ATGCAACCCAAGTCGGATCCCCGAAAACCTAGATCTCGCGCCAAAGGTGGGCCCGCCTTTGTTTTCGTTGACACTACCGAGTGCCTTGCTGGCGGGCCACATAACGAAGATTCGAGAGTTCTCATCAGACGGCAAGCTGCACGGTCAGGTCGCAAACACCAGCGCACGCAAACTGTGGAACAGGACCAGAATGATACCCAGGGAGGATCTGAAGCATTGGTGCTCCGGGGAGTCGCTGTGAAGCGCGTAGTCCCCACAGAAGACGATGACAGTGTTTATCACTCCATTGCCCCGCAGCCCTCACTCACTGGGTATGAGGCGTTGAGGGTGAAGTTTAATTTTGACATTACCTATCTCGCAAGCTTTACAGATGTCGATTTAGGGAAAACAGCAGCCCTTGCTATACAGAAACAGCCAACTCTGCTTTTGAGCCTTCTCCAGCAACGACCGTTCTCGttcctcagcttcctccCCGGTCGTTATGGCTCCAGCGCTTGCCTTGACGATGCCATGAACTGCCTTGCTGCACAGGCCGGTAATTTGTTTGGCTGTGCGACAAGAACGTCTACTATATCCGCCCTCTACGGAAAAGCTTTGAGAAGCTTGCAGCATGCAATTACTGATGCTAATCTGTGTAGGGAGGCTGATGTCTACTGCGCAACGCGGCTTTTGACACTTTATGAG TTGATCAGTCCGCCTAAATCGAATCACTGGGTTCTTCATAACCGCGGGGGAATAAAATTGCTTGAATCGAGGGGGCCCGAGAATCATCAAACGACATTTGACCGAATGCTTCTAAAAAGTGTGGCGCCATCTATC CTCTTAGACGAAATGTATCAAATGCGAGACTCCAGCATGTTCGAATTACCTGAATGGCAGTCCGTCTTCGAATATGCATCAGCGTGCGAAGCAGACCATGACGCAAGTCTTTGGTGGGAGTTCTTTCGACTCGTCTGCTTCGTCACGGGCGTTGTAACTGAAATGAGAAGCATTTTCACAGCCCCGATTACCCAGTCCGAGTATTCAGCAAGATCCTTGAAAGTCCTCAACCGAGCAAGATGGGTACGGAAAATGTTCCAAGACGGCCACGCCCGTTACCGAACGAGAGAGCCATATCCCTTATCCCTCTTCGATCTTCCTCTTACACCGGAATCACCCGACCGTATTAGACTCCGTGGGTTCTACTTTCACCCATCGATGCAAATTTGTCGGGCAATTACAACTATTTCACCGGACGAGACGGAGCGCGCTGCGGCAGAAGCCGAGGCACAAACGTTAGCAGCGCAGGCGTTGTTGATTCAACACACGACTGTTCAGCTGGCTCCGGTCATGTCGTGGTATTTCACGCAAAAGAATCCCTTTGCCCATTCTATTATAAGGACGAGGGCGGAATGGGCATCTCATAGCAAACTACCGTGGGAAGTGCTACGGGATGACCTGGCGCAGCGGTGGTTGAAGTGGCATTATTCTTGGAGGGTGACACATCTTTCTGAATCGCTGATGGCGGATTCTGATTAA
- a CDS encoding uncharacterized protein (COG:G;~EggNog:ENOG410PIWG;~InterPro:IPR020846,IPR011701,IPR036259;~PFAM:PF07690;~TransMembrane:14 (i25-42o62-80i92-112o118-139i151-175o181-201i222-243o249-267i287-308o320-342i354-372o378-403i424-442o484-503i);~go_function: GO:0022857 - transmembrane transporter activity [Evidence IEA];~go_process: GO:0055085 - transmembrane transport [Evidence IEA]), protein MAGTRQHAAEKSLHDQTNILPRGQLLVVFAGLAISLFISFVDQNGISVTLPTVAEELDGKNTISWAGTSSLIANTMFSVLYGRLSDIFGRKIVYLCALALLCIADLLCGLSQNAAMFYVFRGLAGVAGGGISSLAMIIVSDVVTLEQRGKYQGILGASLGLANVVGPFVAAAFILRSTWRGFFWMLAPLAACSIFVGYFLIPDNARKDSFQTSLKRIDYFGIIASSIGIIFLLIPISGGGSYFEWDSPMVISMLVIGALSLVAFLFIEWRVAVLPMLPMEFFKNRVIVALFLQSFLLGAVYQAYLYYLPLYYQNAREWSPIVSAALTAPLVACQSISSVLSGQYISRYKRYGEVIWFGFGIWTLGAGLMLLFKTTTHPAIIAVIVGITGIGIGCTFQPTLVAFQAHCTKRQRAVVISNRNFFRCLGGACGLAVSGAVLQATLRSQLPPGYRHLSNSAYSLPAQSSVPADVWGGIMNAYAQASRAVFILQVPLIGVAFLACLLIRDHGLERPKDPAEGEAENRHTEHDGDVSGTPGQILTPVRRSLEVEKRNENENGREQV, encoded by the exons ATGGCAGGCACTCGACAACATGCAGCGGAGAAATCCTTGCATGACCAAACCAATATCCTACCTCGAGGTCAGCTCCTGGTCGTCTTTGCCGGCCTCGCAATATCGCTGTTCATCTCGTTCGTTGACCAAAACGGCATCTCCGTCACGTTGCCAACAGTtgcagaggagttggatggaaAAAACACGATATCATGGGCCGGAACGTCTTCGTTAATCGCGAATACAATGTTCAGTGTGCTCTATGGGCGGCTGTCAGATATATTTGGCCGGAAGATTGTGTACCTGTGTGCATTGGCCCTTCTCTGCATCGCTGACCTGCTCTGCGGTCTGTCCCAGAATGCAGCCATGTTCTATGTCTTTCGTGGCCTGGCAGGTGTTGCAGGGGGCGGGATCAGCTCACTCGCCATGATTATTGTCTCGGATGTGGTTACTCTCGAACAAAGGGGGAAATATCAGGGTATCCTTGGAGCCTCGCTAGGCCTCGCCAATGTCGTGGGCCCGTTCGTCGCAGCTGCGTTTATCCTCCGATCCACCTGGCGAGGGTTCTTCTGGATGCTTGCGCCACTGGCAGCTTGCTCGATCTTCGTTGGATACTTCCTCATCCCTGATAATGCGCGTAAGGATAGCTTTCAGACAAGCCTGAAGCGCATTGATTATTTCGGCATCATTGCTTCTTCCATTGGGATTATCTTCCTGTTGATCCCCATTTCAGGAGGGGGCTCATACTTTGAGTGGGATTCTCCCATGGTCATAAGTATGCTCGTGATTGGGGCGTTGTCCCTTGTGGCATTTCTCTTCATTGAGTGGAGGGTTGCTGTATTGCCAATGCTGCCGA TGGAATTTTTCAAAAATAGAGTCATTGTTGCGCTGTTCCTACAGAGTTTCCTCCTAGGCGCAGTGTACCAGGCCTACCTATATTACCTCCCGCTCTACTACCAAAACGCTCGGGAATGGTCCCCAATCGTCTCGGCGGCACTCACTGCTCCATTGGTAGCCTGCCAATCCATATCATCTGTGCTCTCCGGTCAGTATATCTCGCGATACAAACGATACGGTGAAGTAATATGGTTTGGATTCGGCATATGGACACT AGGCGCGGGTCTTATGCTGCTCTTCAAAACAACAACCCACCCGGCCATAATCGCAGTTATAGTCGGTATAACGGGTATCGGAATCGGGTGCACATTCCAACCAACCCTCGTCGCCTTCCAGGCACACTGCACGAAGCGGCAACGCGCCGTCGTAATCTCAAACCGGAACTTCTTCCGTTGCTTGGGCGGTGCATGTGGCCTTGCCGTCTCCGGTGCTGTCCTCCAAGCAACCCTGCGCTCGCAGCTCCCGCCGGGGTATAGGCATCTCTCAAACTCGGCGTATTCGCTGCCGGCGCAGTCATCGGTGCCTGCGGATGTATGGGGCGGAATTATGAATGCTTATGCCCAGGCGAGCAGGGCCGTATTTATTTTACAGGTTCCGCTGATTGGGGTTGCGTTTTTGGCGTGTTTGTTGATTCGGGATCATGGGTTAGAGAGGCCGAAGGATCCTGCggagggagaggcagagaatCGGCACACTGAACATGATGGTGATGTGTCTGGGACTCCCGGTCAGATATTGACGCCAGTGCGACGTTcgttggaggttgagaaaCGAAATGAAAATGAGAATGGGAGAGAGCAGGTTTGA